The uncultured Desulfobulbus sp. genome window below encodes:
- a CDS encoding DEAD/DEAH box helicase, with the protein MYNLTPPDQLPPFLPVSLTFLLSNWFERQTLDQGYSLLQQGKLTRFFMYRHAAAGFIGSNPLTILFQDNQRLEAGFSLQDSHCTLCDTSKKTQRCAHLAALCILSLQEQAQGKYHPLPLLFKSSAWGYLAGFLYTWFKKTTAPLQFTETEHTFTLTQVTETGHIQATLSKLPLEATALLEPDTTNGPHTLFAQLQKRCTTRNEQKLLQAGATSKGLQEDGSLWSRLCTLVFVRLGATKPHVRYLPKNEEFELSVNEEQAGITLSLPLPRSHTVELLKKLDLFDETVRQLPDGRSGYDVSLTPNQQVSIRPIAWLDDMQCMLLSELRQHKFGTHYYVPSQGFIRLAPPKNSATLQVEPAAQASTPLLAFIQQKDEQIVEQKHLPQFLKENQEQLRHPDNRVTSDVLALRYIDIPDSLVLLDLKEQQGWIILSCRFGIGAEQILPSQLSKASKKSKPLTCGLTTLRTSGGPLSSIYQRLHQPPQELTELPQEALCLSRGEFACLLSAIPHIEHQHNIPELQQRLNYFTSLENQSWPDTTIHQQKHLRGYQKVGLSWLLTLYELGMGGILADDMGLGKTHQAMALIDTALQEPTDSPPILVVCPASVLLHWADKLHRFYPERTFALYYGPERNLDTARQAHIILTTYAIARADVSRLSQEDFLLVIYDEIQALKNKNTATHQACRSLRSRAVFGLSGTPIENSLADLFALFSICLPGFFGTFKNFQHSFLTPIEKHNASQQRELLRQRIAPFVLRRTRSQVLTELPKLTENNRSCSLSTTQARLYRETLAAQQPLLADIALEEKPIDYLHVFAMMTRLKQICNHPCLVEHCTDPEQYTSGKWDLFVELLHEALISGRKVVVFSQYLSMLSLIETYLNAHSLGYALLRGDMAPGKRQASIEEFAHKQSCQVFLASLLAGGTGIDLVAGSVVIHYDRWWNPAKEEQATARVHRMGQKEPVDLFRLTTKNTLEEKIDTIIAAKKQLSDTVIREEEQAMIKQFSREELLELFSL; encoded by the coding sequence ATGTATAACCTCACCCCACCAGATCAACTTCCACCGTTTCTTCCTGTCAGTCTCACCTTTCTTTTAAGCAACTGGTTTGAACGACAAACGCTGGACCAGGGCTATAGCTTACTGCAACAGGGTAAACTCACCCGGTTCTTTATGTATCGTCACGCGGCTGCAGGCTTTATCGGATCCAATCCACTTACGATTCTTTTCCAGGACAACCAACGCTTAGAGGCAGGTTTTTCCCTTCAAGACAGCCATTGTACGCTCTGCGATACCTCAAAAAAAACACAGCGATGTGCACATCTGGCGGCACTCTGCATTCTCAGCCTTCAGGAACAGGCCCAGGGGAAATACCACCCACTGCCACTGCTTTTTAAGTCCTCTGCCTGGGGGTATCTTGCAGGATTTTTATACACTTGGTTTAAAAAAACCACGGCACCTCTACAATTCACCGAAACAGAGCATACCTTCACACTGACTCAGGTCACAGAGACAGGTCATATTCAGGCCACCTTATCCAAACTCCCACTTGAAGCGACGGCACTGCTTGAACCTGATACCACAAACGGCCCCCACACTCTTTTTGCCCAACTGCAAAAACGTTGCACAACCAGGAACGAACAAAAATTACTTCAAGCCGGCGCAACCAGCAAAGGACTTCAAGAGGATGGCTCCCTCTGGAGCCGACTCTGCACTCTCGTCTTTGTCCGTCTGGGGGCAACCAAGCCACACGTCCGCTACTTGCCCAAAAACGAAGAATTTGAGCTTTCAGTCAACGAAGAACAAGCAGGCATTACGCTTTCCCTGCCCCTGCCACGAAGTCACACCGTCGAACTGCTCAAAAAATTGGATCTCTTTGATGAAACCGTGCGACAACTCCCGGATGGCCGATCCGGCTACGATGTTTCCCTGACGCCAAATCAACAGGTATCTATCCGCCCCATTGCCTGGTTAGACGATATGCAATGCATGTTGCTTAGCGAACTGCGTCAACACAAATTTGGCACGCACTATTATGTACCCTCACAAGGATTTATCCGTCTTGCTCCCCCAAAAAATTCGGCAACGCTCCAGGTTGAACCGGCGGCCCAGGCCTCAACGCCTCTGCTTGCCTTTATCCAGCAAAAAGATGAGCAGATTGTTGAACAAAAACATCTGCCCCAGTTTTTGAAGGAGAACCAAGAGCAACTGCGGCATCCCGATAATCGGGTTACCTCCGACGTCCTTGCTCTACGGTACATCGATATACCTGACAGTCTCGTGCTCCTTGATCTCAAAGAACAGCAAGGCTGGATAATTCTCTCCTGCCGGTTTGGCATTGGAGCAGAGCAGATTCTTCCTTCACAACTCAGCAAAGCAAGCAAAAAAAGCAAGCCTCTGACCTGTGGTTTAACGACCCTGCGGACCAGTGGTGGTCCTCTTTCCTCGATCTATCAACGTTTGCACCAGCCCCCGCAAGAACTGACCGAACTCCCTCAAGAGGCCTTATGCCTTTCCCGAGGTGAGTTCGCCTGTCTGCTTTCGGCCATTCCACATATTGAACACCAGCACAACATTCCCGAACTGCAACAACGGCTAAACTACTTCACCTCCCTGGAAAACCAGTCGTGGCCTGACACCACGATTCACCAGCAAAAACACCTGCGGGGGTATCAAAAAGTCGGGTTGTCCTGGCTGCTCACCCTCTATGAGCTGGGAATGGGAGGGATTTTGGCTGATGATATGGGACTTGGAAAGACCCATCAGGCAATGGCCTTAATCGATACCGCACTTCAAGAGCCTACCGATTCACCCCCTATCCTCGTGGTCTGCCCGGCTTCTGTCCTCCTGCACTGGGCGGATAAGCTGCATCGCTTTTATCCTGAGCGAACATTCGCCCTCTACTACGGTCCCGAACGCAATCTGGACACAGCTCGGCAGGCACACATCATACTTACCACCTATGCCATTGCACGCGCAGATGTTTCCCGGCTCAGCCAAGAAGACTTTCTACTTGTGATCTATGATGAGATTCAGGCACTGAAAAACAAAAACACCGCAACCCATCAGGCCTGCAGATCCCTGCGCTCCCGGGCAGTGTTTGGTCTGTCGGGTACACCGATCGAAAATTCACTTGCCGACCTCTTTGCCCTTTTCTCGATCTGCTTGCCGGGTTTCTTTGGCACCTTCAAAAATTTTCAACATTCCTTTCTCACGCCTATTGAAAAGCATAATGCTTCCCAACAGCGAGAGCTATTACGCCAACGCATCGCTCCCTTTGTTCTTCGACGCACCCGCTCTCAGGTCCTAACCGAGTTGCCGAAATTAACTGAAAACAACCGCAGTTGCAGTCTCAGCACCACTCAGGCACGATTGTACCGGGAAACACTTGCGGCCCAGCAGCCTCTCCTCGCCGATATTGCCCTGGAAGAGAAGCCCATAGATTATCTCCACGTCTTTGCCATGATGACCCGACTGAAACAGATCTGTAACCACCCCTGCCTGGTGGAACACTGCACAGATCCCGAACAATATACAAGTGGCAAGTGGGATCTTTTCGTCGAACTCCTGCACGAGGCATTGATCAGCGGCCGCAAGGTGGTCGTGTTTAGTCAGTACCTCTCCATGCTGAGCCTGATAGAAACCTACCTCAATGCCCACTCCCTCGGCTATGCCTTACTCCGTGGAGACATGGCCCCCGGCAAACGACAGGCGTCGATCGAAGAATTCGCCCACAAGCAGAGTTGCCAGGTTTTTCTTGCCAGTCTTCTGGCCGGGGGAACGGGGATTGACCTGGTAGCGGGGAGTGTTGTCATTCACTATGACCGCTGGTGGAATCCGGCAAAAGAAGAACAGGCAACCGCCCGTGTCCACAGAATGGGACAAAAAGAACCTGTGGATCTCTTTCGCCTCACAACAAAAAATACCCTGGAAGAAAAAATCGACACCATCATCGCCGCCAAAAAACAGCTCAGCGATACCGTTATCAGGGAGGAGGAACAGGCAATGATCAAACAATTCAGCCGAGAAGAGCTCCTGGAACTCTTCAGTCTTTGA
- a CDS encoding FIST N-terminal domain-containing protein: MRCKAEKALELCLIDHQHSTLGKIFLDIATAATTDLAPEAVFSLYQSLIAELNQPPDFVVLFCSKEYDIAAIIAGLRKQTPQVALHGGTSCKGVMTQMGLAAGDNGGLAMLAISDPDGSYGVGAARCTAHAKEAAQHAINQALINADCPGEVPSMVWLSAVPGHEEAVLEGIAEVLGPDVPVAGGSSADNELDGSWKQFTKDEVFDDAVVVTALFPSTDVMFAFHSGYEPTDAKGLITKAGGYEATSNKGVATATSQRTLIEIAQRPAAEVYNQWTEGLITDMLGNGGHILGLTTLRPLGRVAGYIGEVPYFQLSHPDSVTPDNALTLFSDMAAGDEIVLMRGTVDSLITRAGRVATSAMETHMALPEDVAGALVVYCAGCMLTVEDRLHEVVDSIREALPGIPFLGTFTYGEQGCFLNGGNKHGNLMISVLLFTKQ; the protein is encoded by the coding sequence ATGCGATGTAAAGCTGAAAAAGCTCTTGAGCTCTGCCTCATCGACCATCAACATTCAACCTTAGGGAAAATATTCTTGGACATCGCAACAGCCGCCACCACAGACCTGGCCCCTGAGGCTGTCTTCAGCCTCTACCAATCATTGATAGCCGAGCTCAACCAGCCCCCAGATTTTGTGGTTCTCTTTTGCTCCAAAGAGTATGACATCGCTGCCATCATCGCAGGCCTGCGAAAACAGACCCCCCAGGTCGCGCTTCATGGAGGTACTTCATGCAAAGGGGTTATGACCCAAATGGGACTGGCGGCAGGAGATAATGGAGGACTGGCCATGCTGGCGATCAGCGATCCCGATGGCAGTTACGGGGTCGGTGCAGCACGGTGCACGGCTCATGCCAAGGAAGCTGCGCAGCACGCCATCAATCAAGCACTGATCAATGCGGATTGCCCAGGAGAGGTCCCAAGTATGGTTTGGCTTTCCGCTGTCCCCGGTCACGAAGAGGCCGTTCTTGAAGGGATAGCGGAAGTTCTTGGACCCGATGTCCCCGTTGCCGGAGGCAGCTCCGCTGACAACGAGCTGGATGGTTCTTGGAAACAGTTCACCAAGGATGAGGTCTTTGACGACGCCGTTGTGGTGACCGCCCTGTTCCCCTCAACGGATGTGATGTTTGCCTTTCACAGCGGCTATGAACCAACCGATGCAAAAGGATTAATCACCAAGGCCGGGGGCTATGAGGCAACAAGCAATAAGGGGGTTGCCACGGCCACCAGCCAACGAACACTGATAGAAATCGCCCAACGTCCTGCAGCAGAGGTCTACAATCAATGGACCGAAGGTCTGATTACCGACATGCTCGGCAACGGTGGCCATATCCTTGGCCTGACTACTTTGCGCCCACTGGGACGGGTGGCCGGCTATATCGGTGAGGTCCCCTATTTCCAGCTTTCCCATCCGGATTCAGTCACTCCCGACAATGCCTTAACCTTATTCTCCGATATGGCCGCAGGCGATGAAATTGTTCTGATGCGGGGAACCGTCGACAGCCTCATCACTCGGGCAGGAAGAGTGGCTACCTCGGCCATGGAAACCCATATGGCTCTCCCCGAGGACGTGGCAGGCGCTTTGGTTGTCTACTGTGCGGGGTGCATGCTGACCGTGGAAGATCGATTACATGAAGTGGTGGACAGTATCCGTGAGGCACTGCCTGGTATCCCATTTCTGGGCACCTTCACCTACGGAGAGCAGGGCTGTTTTCTTAACGGGGGCAATAAACATGGGAACCTGATGATCTCGGTTTTACTGTTCACCAAACAATAA
- a CDS encoding GGDEF domain-containing protein, translated as MVIKSEQLLETVLDLERSRQRERDTRLEAEALLEGLRGMSGAQGKEELFAALVQALRSVIDFDQAFILQAKNANSMTVLATTCATIQGSQWEIGPVFGKALSGKPVASFDIAQVPEWQQLPAGTIATIRSALHIGLSGSSKKTLLIVTHQDKKHFGPSHVKKARRFSPLASQALLTLELRNALIERDRFYQLSLDAMAIFTLEGALVQQNQSWRTAFDDKDTLATTIFALVHPEELEPFQEVINQLHQSEESQIFKTRLLEKSGNYSWFSCSIAVYADQMMYYIVARNIHESVLFEQKLAYQAGHDSLTGLKNRAEFMESLKSSFSRFKKNKEFQTFALLFLDLNKFKQINDTLGHDIGDELLKAFALTLQDVVRGDDVVSRLGGDEFTIILSKINSIEDAKTVADRIQTRCQPPYVLKGHTIQASTSIGIALCTPDFTHEEEIIHAADLAMYNAKQDKSLPYSIHQGPLQCNLVNNP; from the coding sequence ATGGTCATTAAATCTGAACAACTCCTGGAAACCGTACTGGATTTGGAACGATCCCGGCAACGAGAGCGAGACACGCGCCTGGAAGCCGAGGCCCTGCTCGAGGGACTGCGTGGAATGAGTGGCGCCCAGGGCAAGGAAGAGCTCTTTGCAGCTCTGGTCCAGGCATTGCGGAGTGTGATTGATTTTGACCAGGCCTTTATACTTCAGGCTAAAAATGCCAACTCGATGACGGTTCTGGCCACGACCTGTGCAACAATCCAGGGCAGTCAATGGGAAATCGGGCCGGTTTTCGGCAAAGCTCTCTCTGGAAAGCCTGTGGCCTCCTTTGATATTGCCCAGGTCCCGGAGTGGCAACAGCTTCCAGCAGGGACGATTGCAACCATTCGTTCGGCCCTGCATATCGGTCTCTCCGGCAGCAGCAAGAAGACCTTGCTGATCGTCACTCACCAGGACAAGAAACATTTCGGTCCCAGCCACGTGAAAAAGGCCAGACGTTTTTCCCCCCTGGCCTCGCAGGCCCTGCTTACCCTGGAACTCCGTAACGCCCTGATTGAACGGGACAGATTCTACCAACTCTCCCTGGATGCGATGGCCATCTTTACCCTCGAGGGAGCCTTAGTCCAACAGAACCAGAGCTGGAGGACCGCCTTTGATGACAAAGATACCCTGGCGACCACCATATTCGCGCTGGTTCACCCAGAGGAGCTCGAGCCTTTTCAAGAGGTTATCAACCAGTTGCATCAGAGTGAAGAGAGCCAGATTTTCAAGACACGTCTTCTTGAAAAATCAGGGAATTACAGCTGGTTCTCCTGCAGCATCGCGGTCTATGCTGATCAGATGATGTATTACATCGTTGCCAGAAACATTCACGAGTCTGTCCTCTTTGAGCAAAAGCTTGCCTATCAGGCTGGTCATGATTCGCTAACCGGATTAAAAAATCGGGCAGAGTTCATGGAAAGTCTGAAATCCAGCTTCAGCAGATTTAAAAAAAATAAAGAGTTTCAAACTTTTGCACTTCTCTTTCTGGATCTTAACAAATTTAAGCAGATCAATGATACCCTCGGCCATGATATTGGTGACGAACTGCTCAAGGCATTTGCCCTGACCCTGCAGGATGTCGTGCGGGGCGACGATGTGGTTTCCCGCCTGGGAGGCGATGAATTCACCATTATCCTCTCCAAAATCAACTCCATTGAAGATGCGAAAACTGTGGCCGACCGCATTCAGACCCGTTGCCAGCCCCCCTATGTACTCAAAGGCCATACAATCCAGGCCTCGACCAGCATCGGCATTGCCCTCTGCACCCCTGACTTTACCCACGAAGAAGAAATTATCCACGCGGCCGACTTGGCCATGTACAATGCCAAACAGGATAAATCGCTCCCCTACTCGATCCATCAGGGCCCCTTACAGTGTAATCTGGTCAACAATCCCTGA
- a CDS encoding 3D domain-containing protein, which produces MKDQPGNRRWLEGKLLCVVLLLLLGGCAREPIGRRMETTAYCGCGQCCSWERGSWTYMKLDFWNRYVSAGSDAGRPYTGHTAMGTEPQEPQQGFFSWDTVLRPWMVPVRILTWSWFDEDGTIAADTRYYPFGTRMYVEGYGWGRVEDRGGAIKGPNRIDLYFDSHQDALEWGRKKSLVRIEHR; this is translated from the coding sequence ATGAAAGATCAACCAGGTAATCGTCGGTGGCTGGAAGGGAAACTGTTGTGTGTCGTTCTACTGTTATTGCTTGGCGGCTGCGCTCGAGAGCCCATCGGACGGAGAATGGAAACCACTGCTTACTGTGGGTGCGGTCAGTGCTGCAGTTGGGAACGGGGAAGCTGGACCTATATGAAGCTTGATTTCTGGAACCGCTATGTCAGCGCTGGTTCCGACGCAGGTCGCCCCTATACAGGGCACACAGCCATGGGGACAGAACCCCAAGAACCCCAGCAGGGCTTTTTTTCCTGGGATACAGTATTGCGGCCCTGGATGGTCCCGGTGCGAATCTTGACCTGGTCATGGTTTGACGAAGACGGCACCATTGCAGCCGATACCCGGTATTATCCTTTTGGCACGCGCATGTACGTTGAAGGCTATGGCTGGGGGCGGGTTGAGGATCGCGGTGGCGCAATCAAGGGACCCAATCGAATAGATCTTTATTTCGACTCGCACCAGGATGCGCTGGAATGGGGGAGAAAAAAGAGCCTGGTACGAATAGAGCACCGTTAG
- a CDS encoding GGDEF domain-containing protein has product MTNIPHLLEQLVSMTASQDVELMEFSLLKTLGEFIVSRELFILRLDRNCHPYYQLSLCGEHYTVNLDQILLETGVQQAISIACHDPSPLHHQLSTGETVSVWHLMHLKIMEIILVAITPQPLSTLDAHMVSGLLGVYRNFFSVLNEAQHDQLTGLANRRTFDNIINKIYALQHPAELAAPLERRTTADHSPYWLAMADLDHFKRINDTWGHLYGDEVLLLTAQLMQSHFRATDHLFRFGGEEFVIILRAPKQADALRAFERFRLAIEEHTFPQVGQVTISLGAIQMDPNQFTTTLLDHADQALYFAKEHGRNQTCFYETLVANGEIEETEIITGDIELF; this is encoded by the coding sequence ATGACCAATATACCGCACCTTCTTGAACAACTAGTCAGCATGACCGCCAGCCAGGACGTCGAGCTCATGGAGTTCAGCCTGCTGAAAACGTTGGGAGAGTTCATAGTTTCCAGGGAGCTGTTTATTCTTCGGCTGGACCGCAACTGCCACCCCTACTATCAGCTCAGCCTTTGTGGCGAGCATTATACAGTCAACCTTGATCAGATTCTTTTGGAGACAGGGGTACAACAGGCTATAAGTATCGCTTGCCATGACCCAAGCCCCCTGCACCATCAGCTGTCCACCGGTGAGACGGTCTCGGTTTGGCACCTGATGCATCTCAAAATCATGGAAATCATTCTGGTGGCCATCACCCCTCAACCACTCTCCACCTTGGATGCCCACATGGTTTCTGGCCTCCTCGGTGTCTATCGAAATTTTTTCTCTGTCCTCAACGAGGCCCAGCACGATCAACTCACAGGCCTGGCCAACCGGAGGACCTTCGACAATATTATCAATAAAATTTACGCTTTGCAGCATCCGGCAGAACTCGCTGCGCCCCTTGAACGAAGGACTACTGCAGATCACTCGCCGTACTGGCTGGCCATGGCAGACCTTGACCACTTTAAGCGAATCAATGATACCTGGGGCCATCTTTACGGGGATGAGGTCTTGCTACTGACTGCACAGCTCATGCAGAGTCATTTCCGCGCTACGGACCATCTTTTTCGATTCGGGGGCGAGGAATTTGTCATTATCCTGCGTGCCCCTAAACAGGCAGATGCCCTCCGTGCTTTTGAGCGATTTCGGCTGGCGATTGAAGAGCATACCTTCCCACAGGTTGGTCAGGTGACTATCTCTCTTGGAGCCATCCAAATGGATCCCAATCAATTTACTACAACCCTCCTTGACCATGCAGACCAGGCGCTCTATTTTGCAAAGGAACATGGCCGTAATCAGACCTGTTTTTACGAAACCCTGGTTGCCAACGGAGAAATTGAGGAAACTGAAATCATTACCGGCGATATCGAACTTTTTTAA
- a CDS encoding DUF1653 domain-containing protein: MNTLAPLPNLPMGRYRHYKGGDYEVLGVVRHSETLEPLVLYRPMYNETGLWVRPYTMFTEWVDCEGQHKPRFSMVTLPKN, from the coding sequence ATGAATACTTTAGCTCCCCTTCCCAACCTCCCCATGGGCCGCTACCGTCACTACAAAGGTGGCGATTACGAGGTGCTCGGGGTTGTTCGTCATAGTGAAACGCTGGAACCCCTGGTTCTCTATCGCCCCATGTATAATGAAACTGGTCTCTGGGTGCGCCCCTATACCATGTTCACCGAATGGGTGGACTGCGAGGGACAACACAAGCCCCGGTTCTCTATGGTGACGCTGCCAAAAAACTAA
- a CDS encoding Tex family protein: MSEHASRIAASLRIHNHQVASVLSLLDDGATIPFIARYRKEATGSLDEVQLAAIRDQRQELAELDKRRESILKSLGERELLSKELETAIGAAPTLTELEDIYLPFKPKRRTRAQIARERNLEPLAKLIFAQKGQALHPEAFINPELEVQSKEDALAGARDIIAEWISETTELRAGLRALFQQRAVITSRVSKGAEESGNKFRDYFDWQEPVSKVAGHRLLAMLRGEAEKVLHLHFLPSEEEPLRLISRATVRSNGSDGQQVRLALEDSYKRLLAPSLENELRATLKDQAEQEAIGVFAENLRQLLLAAPLGGKRTLALDPGFRTGAKLVCLDSQGQLLHNTTIYPTLSAKQQEEAGKCVVELCKRYQIEAIAIGNGTASRETETFVRALPLAKEIIITMVDESGASIYSASEVARREFPDHDLTVRGAISIGRRLQDPLAELVKLDPKAIGVGQYQHDVNQKSLKQGLDDVVTSCVNRVGVEVNSASQELLTFVSGLGTTLAANILHYRNEQGPFTDRRQLLKVPRLGKKAFEQCGGFLRIRGGKNPLDSSGVHPERYALLEQMAKDCGCSVSELLARPELRQNIDLNRYVSGELGLPTLEDILAELGKPGRDPRQEFTAFAFAEGIEKMEDLIEGMWLPGIVTNVTKFGAFVDIGVHQDGLVHISQLADRFVKDPTEVVQVRQQVQVRVLSVDQARKRIDLSLRSS, encoded by the coding sequence ATGTCCGAGCATGCCTCGCGTATCGCCGCATCACTTCGCATTCATAACCACCAGGTTGCCTCAGTGCTCTCTTTGCTTGATGACGGCGCAACCATCCCTTTTATTGCCCGTTACCGCAAAGAGGCCACCGGCTCTCTTGACGAGGTCCAGCTCGCTGCCATTCGCGACCAACGCCAGGAACTGGCAGAACTGGATAAACGCAGAGAATCCATCCTCAAATCCCTTGGTGAGCGCGAGCTGCTTTCCAAAGAGCTGGAGACCGCCATTGGCGCAGCCCCGACTCTCACAGAACTTGAGGATATCTACCTGCCCTTTAAACCCAAGCGTCGCACACGGGCCCAGATAGCGCGGGAGAGGAATCTGGAGCCACTGGCGAAGCTAATTTTTGCCCAGAAAGGTCAAGCACTGCATCCGGAAGCCTTTATCAATCCGGAGCTGGAGGTGCAGAGCAAAGAGGATGCGCTTGCTGGCGCACGGGATATCATCGCCGAATGGATCAGCGAGACGACCGAGCTGCGTGCCGGGCTCCGCGCCCTCTTTCAGCAGAGAGCTGTCATAACTTCCAGGGTAAGTAAGGGCGCAGAGGAGAGTGGCAACAAATTTCGTGACTATTTTGACTGGCAGGAACCGGTGAGCAAGGTGGCGGGACATCGACTCCTGGCCATGCTCCGAGGTGAGGCAGAAAAGGTGCTGCACCTGCATTTTCTCCCCTCTGAAGAGGAACCACTCAGGCTCATTTCCCGGGCCACTGTGCGCAGCAACGGGAGTGACGGGCAACAGGTCCGCCTGGCGTTGGAGGACAGTTATAAACGCCTTCTGGCGCCATCACTGGAAAATGAACTCCGAGCCACACTCAAAGACCAGGCTGAACAGGAGGCGATCGGGGTCTTTGCCGAGAACCTGCGTCAGTTGCTTTTGGCCGCTCCACTGGGAGGCAAACGGACCCTGGCACTGGATCCCGGTTTTCGTACCGGAGCCAAGCTGGTCTGTCTGGACTCTCAGGGACAACTGCTGCACAACACCACCATCTATCCCACCTTATCGGCCAAGCAACAGGAGGAGGCCGGTAAATGCGTGGTTGAACTCTGCAAACGCTATCAGATCGAGGCCATCGCCATCGGCAACGGTACCGCCAGTCGGGAAACCGAAACCTTTGTTCGCGCCCTGCCCCTGGCAAAGGAGATCATCATTACCATGGTCGATGAGAGTGGCGCTTCGATCTATTCAGCCTCGGAGGTCGCACGGCGAGAGTTCCCCGATCACGATCTCACCGTTCGCGGGGCCATCTCCATTGGTCGGCGCCTGCAGGATCCCCTGGCGGAGTTGGTCAAACTCGACCCCAAGGCCATCGGTGTGGGCCAATACCAACACGATGTCAACCAGAAGTCCCTCAAACAGGGACTAGATGATGTGGTCACCAGCTGTGTGAACCGGGTGGGGGTTGAAGTCAACAGCGCCAGCCAGGAGTTGCTGACCTTTGTCTCCGGCCTGGGGACAACCCTGGCTGCGAACATTCTCCACTACCGCAACGAACAGGGCCCGTTTACAGATCGCAGACAACTGCTCAAAGTTCCGCGTCTGGGCAAAAAGGCCTTTGAACAGTGTGGAGGATTTCTCCGCATCCGGGGGGGAAAAAATCCGCTGGACAGCTCCGGGGTCCACCCGGAGCGGTATGCGCTGCTCGAGCAGATGGCCAAGGACTGCGGCTGCAGCGTCAGCGAGTTGCTCGCCCGCCCAGAGCTGCGCCAGAACATTGATCTCAACCGCTACGTCAGTGGTGAGCTGGGGCTCCCGACCCTGGAAGATATTCTCGCAGAGCTTGGTAAACCCGGCAGGGACCCTCGCCAAGAGTTTACTGCCTTTGCCTTTGCCGAAGGCATTGAAAAGATGGAGGACCTCATTGAGGGCATGTGGCTCCCGGGGATAGTGACCAATGTCACCAAATTTGGTGCCTTTGTGGATATCGGTGTCCATCAGGACGGCCTGGTCCACATCAGCCAACTTGCCGATCGCTTTGTCAAAGACCCCACAGAGGTGGTCCAGGTCCGTCAGCAGGTCCAGGTTCGCGTCCTGAGCGTGGATCAGGCCCGAAAACGGATTGACCTCTCCCTGCGCAGCAGCTGA
- a CDS encoding DUF1847 domain-containing protein — MQPSNPTCAACPFKPDERICRTEGGRHPDNCPTVCKPELIDASRLEYKKVENAEFARQASLQERDGYSNRELGYAKVRPAKPRIEEILEFIGKMGYKKVGMAFCLGLRNEAKIVEHFFRNHGIEMVSVICKVGRVPKEELGLGDQDKVSVCTFETMCNPVLQAQVLNSEQTEFNILLGLCVGHDSLFLKYAEAPCTVLAVKDRVTGHNPLAAVYTLDSYYRALK, encoded by the coding sequence ATGCAACCATCCAACCCCACCTGCGCCGCCTGCCCGTTTAAACCCGATGAACGTATCTGTCGCACCGAAGGAGGCCGTCATCCGGACAATTGCCCCACGGTCTGCAAGCCTGAACTGATCGATGCATCCCGTTTGGAATACAAAAAGGTCGAAAATGCTGAATTCGCTCGTCAGGCTTCCCTGCAAGAGCGTGATGGATACAGCAATCGCGAACTGGGCTATGCCAAGGTCCGCCCGGCAAAGCCACGGATTGAAGAAATTTTAGAGTTTATCGGCAAGATGGGCTACAAAAAGGTCGGGATGGCCTTTTGTCTGGGCCTGCGCAATGAAGCAAAAATCGTAGAGCATTTTTTCCGTAATCACGGGATTGAAATGGTCTCGGTCATCTGTAAGGTAGGCCGTGTCCCTAAAGAAGAACTCGGACTCGGTGATCAGGACAAGGTCAGCGTCTGCACCTTCGAGACCATGTGCAACCCTGTCCTCCAGGCCCAGGTGCTCAACTCAGAGCAGACCGAGTTCAATATTCTCCTGGGGCTCTGTGTGGGCCATGATTCGCTCTTTCTCAAGTATGCCGAAGCTCCCTGTACCGTGCTTGCAGTCAAGGACCGGGTCACCGGCCACAACCCACTGGCGGCAGTCTATACCTTGGACTCGTACTACCGGGCTTTGAAATAA